GGTGAGGCGAAACGCTATCACACTCTGAAATGATCGGCCCACTTTGTGATCCTGCCGCTCAAGTGCGGCTGAATTCCCGCGGATTCCCGGATCGACCTGCCGCCCCCACAAGAGGAGACCCGCCCTCCGAGTTTTTTATTCCCCTGGCCCCAAAGGCAGCTTTTCCGGGACTAAGCAGGGGGGGACTTCAGTCTCCAGGGATGAGTCCTGAATATCCACTGCAACGTCCACTTCAAATGGAGGTCCTGTCATGAGTCAGAATCGGATGAACAGCAACGCCATCCAGCGCCTCGCCTTCAGCACCGCGCCGCCGGCCACGCTGCTGCCGCGCGCCATCATCGGGGGAGTGTTCCTCCTGGAGGGGATTCTGAAGTTCCTCAATCCCGGGGAGCTGGGCGTCGGCCGCTTCATCAAGCTCGGAATCCCCGTGCCGGCCTTCTTCGCTCCCTTCGACGGGGTTTTCGAGATCGGCTGCGGGATTCTCCTGATCCTGGGGCTGATGACCCGCCTGGCGGCGATTCCGATGATCATCAACATGATCGTGGCCATCACCTCCAGCAAGATCCCGCTCCTGCTCGAACAGGGATTCTGGAAGGCGGCCCATGAAGCTCGCCTGGATTTCTCGATGCTGCTCGGCTGCATCTTTCTCCTGCTGGTGGGGGCCGGGTCGTTCTCGCTGGATTCCCTCCTGGCATCGAGATCCGGGGAAACGGCCTCCGTTTCCCGGCATCCTTCCCGCACGGCGGCCATGAGCTACAAGACGATTCTGACGATCCTCGCGGCCGGAGTGCTGTTCCTCGTGGCTCCCGCTCGGACTTCGGCTGGAGAGAGCGGCGTGGAACGAACGGTGGAGGTCCGGTTGACCGAGTACAAGATCGAGATGCCCCTCCGATTGGCTCCCGGCCCGACCCTGTTCAGGGTGACCAATGCCGGCTCGATGTTTCACCGCTTCGAGATCGAAGGAAAAGGGATGGAAATGGAAATCGAGCCTGGCGTGGATGCAGGTCAGACGAAGACGCTGAAGCTGGACCTCAAGACCGGCGCCTACGAGGTCTACTGTCCCGTGCACGGCCACAAGAAAGCCGGCATGTCCCTCCG
The DNA window shown above is from Candidatus Polarisedimenticolia bacterium and carries:
- a CDS encoding DoxX family membrane protein, coding for MSQNRMNSNAIQRLAFSTAPPATLLPRAIIGGVFLLEGILKFLNPGELGVGRFIKLGIPVPAFFAPFDGVFEIGCGILLILGLMTRLAAIPMIINMIVAITSSKIPLLLEQGFWKAAHEARLDFSMLLGCIFLLLVGAGSFSLDSLLASRSGETASVSRHPSRTAAMSYKTILTILAAGVLFLVAPARTSAGESGVERTVEVRLTEYKIEMPLRLAPGPTLFRVTNAGSMFHRFEIEGKGMEMEIEPGVDAGQTKTLKLDLKTGAYEVYCPVHGHKKAGMSLRLQVG